A stretch of the Thiomicrorhabdus xiamenensis genome encodes the following:
- a CDS encoding YbaB/EbfC family nucleoid-associated protein has translation MFGGKGGLGNLMKQAQEMQENMQKAQEEIAKMEVSGEAGGGLVKVIMTGKHELVKVELDDSLMDDREMLEDLVAAAVNSASRMVEEKSQEKMGSLTAGVNLPPGMKMPF, from the coding sequence ATGTTTGGTGGTAAAGGTGGTTTAGGTAACCTAATGAAGCAGGCGCAGGAAATGCAGGAAAATATGCAGAAAGCGCAGGAAGAAATCGCCAAAATGGAAGTCTCCGGCGAAGCGGGCGGTGGCCTGGTTAAAGTTATCATGACCGGAAAGCACGAGTTGGTGAAGGTTGAATTGGATGATTCCCTGATGGATGACCGTGAAATGCTTGAAGATCTTGTCGCCGCTGCGGTCAATAGTGCAAGCCGTATGGTTGAAGAGAAGTCTCAGGAAAAGATGGGCTCCTTGACCGCGGGTGTCAACTTGCCCCCTGGCATGAAAATGCCTTTTTGA
- the dnaX gene encoding DNA polymerase III subunit gamma/tau, which yields MSYSVLARKWRPKNFSELVGQQHVMQALANALDQQRLHHAYLFTGTRGVGKTTIARIFAKALNCETGISSTPCGQCEVCRSIDEGRFIDLIEVDAASKTKVDDTREILENVQFAPTQGRFKVYLIDEVHMLSKSSFNALLKTLEEPPEHVKFLLATTDPHKLLNTVLSRCLQFNLMRLTQVQIQNHLQYILQQENIPYEESALALIAKSADGSARDALSLLDQAIAYGAGKIEFQPVQTMLGLVDQQFVLRILQALAEDSSAAIKDVMQELAMMGVDYDALLASLSETLHEITYFQLFGEAANFDSLPQELLQALSQALSPERVQTLYQISLLTKQDMQLAPDSRIGFEMGLMRMFAFDPQQLATSAVKDGGAVETVTPVSEVDPSAALASLKSGLQNFTEQKSSAAPEVKAQVLSPSVEQSANSAAPVASETAQQVSPQSEQDFGLSSGDVDPQESVLETLDPQVAVAQMSSARNLVGKEITPKKPVVPESNEVQMPQENGPSLAEQMLAGFDSLGKPDAPQNAEPVEQPKSDLEKQVAQMGMGAMERSAPVADNQADFSPISNQPEIPASSHTELSAPVDVFSEVPPWVNEPIIEPSAGHSFDEVSQSFADNAAGFGSAAPFEPTYAENSSDAAIQNDPSLDMPSASMPSDDTQNLSNPHETAFEMSSVPAVQISASAQEKMQLWQELIEGMQLKGMVLEIASQSVLLSKDASQLQIAVNPEQDFSRQHVAMQQFNDEVGSRLGLELQVLDGSMFDREQLTPRQLEARRIEERQKQAENAIAQDPVLHNLMSLLNLQVLPDSVKPL from the coding sequence ATGAGTTATAGCGTTTTAGCGAGAAAGTGGCGTCCGAAAAACTTTTCCGAGCTGGTTGGCCAACAACATGTCATGCAAGCTTTAGCGAATGCGCTTGATCAGCAGCGCCTGCACCACGCTTATCTTTTTACCGGAACCCGTGGGGTCGGTAAAACCACCATCGCCCGAATATTTGCCAAAGCGCTCAATTGCGAAACCGGAATCAGTTCTACGCCTTGCGGCCAGTGTGAAGTGTGTCGTTCGATCGATGAAGGGCGTTTTATTGACTTGATTGAGGTCGATGCCGCTTCGAAGACGAAAGTGGATGATACCCGCGAAATTCTCGAAAATGTTCAGTTCGCGCCGACTCAAGGGCGTTTTAAAGTTTATCTGATCGATGAAGTGCATATGCTTTCCAAGAGCAGTTTCAATGCATTGCTGAAAACCCTGGAAGAGCCGCCGGAACACGTTAAATTCCTGCTGGCGACGACCGATCCGCATAAGCTTCTGAATACTGTTTTGTCCCGCTGTCTGCAGTTTAATCTGATGCGATTGACCCAGGTGCAGATACAGAATCACCTGCAGTATATTTTGCAGCAGGAAAATATTCCGTATGAAGAGAGCGCTCTGGCATTGATCGCCAAAAGCGCCGATGGTTCGGCGCGAGACGCTTTGAGTCTGCTTGATCAGGCGATCGCATACGGAGCCGGTAAGATTGAGTTTCAGCCGGTGCAAACCATGCTGGGGCTGGTCGATCAACAATTTGTATTACGTATTCTGCAGGCGCTGGCCGAGGATAGCTCCGCTGCAATCAAAGACGTGATGCAGGAACTGGCGATGATGGGTGTAGACTATGATGCTCTGTTGGCCAGTTTGAGTGAAACCTTGCATGAAATCACTTATTTCCAATTGTTCGGCGAGGCGGCAAATTTCGATAGCCTTCCGCAGGAACTTTTGCAGGCGCTGTCCCAGGCTCTCAGTCCCGAAAGAGTCCAGACACTTTATCAGATCAGCCTTTTGACCAAGCAGGATATGCAGTTGGCTCCGGATAGCCGTATCGGTTTCGAGATGGGGCTGATGCGTATGTTTGCTTTTGATCCGCAGCAGCTTGCGACCTCGGCTGTAAAGGATGGGGGGGCTGTTGAGACGGTTACTCCGGTTTCCGAGGTAGATCCTTCTGCGGCCTTGGCTTCGTTGAAGAGTGGCTTGCAAAATTTTACCGAACAGAAGTCGAGCGCAGCCCCTGAAGTCAAAGCACAAGTGTTAAGTCCGTCTGTTGAGCAAAGCGCCAATTCGGCAGCACCAGTTGCTTCGGAAACGGCTCAGCAAGTCTCGCCGCAAAGCGAGCAGGACTTTGGGCTTAGCAGCGGGGATGTCGATCCGCAGGAGAGTGTTCTCGAGACGCTTGATCCTCAGGTTGCGGTAGCGCAAATGTCGTCGGCACGTAATCTGGTTGGAAAAGAGATTACACCTAAAAAACCGGTAGTGCCGGAATCGAATGAGGTTCAGATGCCGCAAGAGAATGGGCCGTCGTTGGCGGAGCAGATGCTTGCGGGGTTTGATTCGCTGGGAAAGCCTGATGCGCCGCAAAACGCGGAGCCGGTAGAGCAGCCGAAATCGGATTTGGAAAAACAGGTTGCCCAGATGGGGATGGGGGCAATGGAAAGATCTGCTCCTGTCGCGGATAACCAAGCAGATTTTTCCCCGATTTCGAATCAACCGGAAATACCTGCTTCGTCGCATACCGAATTGTCGGCGCCGGTCGATGTGTTTTCAGAGGTTCCGCCGTGGGTGAACGAACCGATTATCGAGCCTTCTGCCGGACATTCTTTTGACGAAGTTTCCCAGTCATTCGCTGATAATGCTGCCGGTTTCGGCTCTGCGGCGCCTTTTGAACCGACCTATGCAGAAAATTCGTCGGATGCTGCAATTCAAAACGATCCTTCGCTTGACATGCCGTCTGCCTCTATGCCTTCTGACGATACGCAGAATTTATCAAATCCGCATGAAACTGCCTTTGAGATGAGCAGTGTGCCTGCGGTGCAGATTAGTGCCTCGGCGCAGGAAAAAATGCAATTATGGCAGGAGCTGATCGAAGGGATGCAGTTAAAAGGCATGGTGCTGGAAATTGCATCGCAGTCGGTTCTGCTTTCTAAAGATGCGTCCCAGTTGCAGATTGCGGTCAATCCCGAGCAGGATTTCTCCCGGCAGCACGTCGCCATGCAACAGTTTAATGATGAGGTCGGCAGTCGGTTGGGTCTGGAATTACAGGTTCTGGACGGCTCGATGTTTGATCGTGAGCAGCTTACGCCTCGGCAGCTTGAGGCGAGACGAATTGAAGAGCGGCAGAAGCAGGCGGAAAACGCGATTGCTCAAGACCCTGTTTTGCATAATTTAATGTCTTTGTTGAATTTACAGGTGTTGCCGGATTCGGTAAAACCTTTGTAA
- the argF gene encoding ornithine carbamoyltransferase: MTVRHFLTLKDLSKDELQIVLQRGIELKKRQKDGEIYEPLKNQTLAMIFEKSSTRTRLSFEIGMTQLGGHAIFLSPRDSQLGRGEPIEDSARVISSMADAIMIRTFGHEIIENMAEYSKVPIINALTDDFHPCQLLADMQTYYEHRGSIAGKTVAWIGDGNNMCHSYINAAEQYDFKLRIACPEGYDPNPELVEQHADRVEIVRNSKDAAANADLIVTDVWASMGQEEEQRLREKAFADYQVNEELMACAKDTALFMHCLPAHRGEEVTAEVIDGKQSVIWDEAENRLHAQKALLEFLMAKS, translated from the coding sequence ATGACTGTAAGACACTTTTTGACCTTAAAGGACTTAAGCAAAGACGAGTTGCAGATTGTACTGCAGCGCGGAATTGAACTTAAGAAACGCCAGAAGGATGGTGAAATCTACGAGCCTCTGAAGAATCAGACACTGGCGATGATTTTTGAAAAATCCTCGACACGTACCCGACTCTCTTTTGAGATCGGCATGACTCAACTGGGTGGACATGCGATTTTTCTGTCACCGCGTGACAGTCAACTTGGTCGCGGTGAACCGATCGAAGATTCTGCACGCGTCATCTCCAGCATGGCTGACGCTATTATGATCCGTACCTTCGGGCATGAGATCATCGAAAACATGGCGGAATACTCTAAAGTGCCGATCATCAATGCACTGACCGATGATTTTCATCCATGTCAGCTACTGGCGGACATGCAGACTTATTACGAGCACCGCGGTAGCATCGCTGGCAAAACCGTAGCCTGGATTGGAGACGGTAATAACATGTGCCACTCCTATATCAATGCAGCCGAACAATACGACTTCAAACTGCGTATCGCCTGCCCAGAAGGCTACGATCCGAATCCGGAACTGGTTGAACAGCACGCCGATCGCGTCGAAATCGTCCGCAACAGCAAAGACGCTGCAGCCAATGCCGATCTCATCGTAACCGACGTCTGGGCCAGTATGGGACAGGAAGAAGAACAGCGCTTGCGCGAAAAGGCCTTTGCCGACTATCAGGTGAACGAAGAACTAATGGCCTGCGCCAAAGATACCGCCCTGTTCATGCATTGCCTGCCAGCGCATCGCGGAGAAGAAGTCACCGCAGAGGTGATCGACGGCAAACAATCCGTCATCTGGGACGAAGCCGAAAATCGCCTGCATGCACAAAAGGCGTTGCTGGAATTCCTAATGGCTAAATCCTAA
- a CDS encoding branched-chain amino acid transaminase: protein MQTMADRDGLIWLDGEMVPWREAKVHVLTHTLHYGMGVFEGVRAYDAEQGTSIFRLDAHTQRLINSAKIMNMPMPFDKEVLDEAQRMAVRENNLKSAYIRPMAFYGSEGMGLRADNLKVHVMVAAWEWGAYMGEENLTKGIKIATSSYTRHHVNVTMTKAKSNGQYMNSMLALQEAVAHGCDEALLLDVDGYVSEGSGENFFMVKDGILYTPELTSCLDGITRKTIMQLAKENGLEVREKRITRDEVYIADEAFFTGTAAEVTPIRELDNRPIGRGSRGPITEKLQSQYFDIVHGRSPSHMDWLTPVA from the coding sequence ATGCAAACAATGGCAGATAGAGACGGCCTGATCTGGCTGGACGGAGAAATGGTTCCTTGGCGTGAGGCGAAAGTTCACGTCTTAACGCATACGCTTCATTACGGTATGGGTGTCTTTGAAGGTGTCCGAGCCTATGACGCGGAGCAGGGGACTTCTATTTTCCGTTTGGACGCTCATACACAGCGCCTGATTAATTCTGCCAAAATCATGAACATGCCTATGCCGTTCGATAAAGAGGTACTTGATGAAGCTCAGCGCATGGCCGTTCGTGAAAATAATTTGAAATCGGCTTATATTCGACCAATGGCTTTTTACGGTTCCGAAGGTATGGGGTTGCGTGCGGATAATCTGAAAGTGCATGTTATGGTCGCTGCTTGGGAATGGGGCGCCTACATGGGTGAAGAGAACCTGACCAAAGGCATTAAGATTGCGACCTCTTCGTACACGCGTCACCATGTCAACGTTACTATGACCAAAGCGAAATCAAACGGTCAGTACATGAACTCGATGCTTGCTTTGCAGGAAGCTGTTGCGCATGGTTGCGACGAAGCGCTGCTATTGGATGTTGACGGCTACGTATCTGAAGGCTCCGGTGAAAACTTCTTTATGGTTAAGGATGGTATCCTTTACACGCCTGAACTGACCTCGTGCCTGGATGGTATTACCCGTAAAACCATTATGCAGTTGGCCAAGGAAAATGGCTTGGAAGTGCGTGAAAAACGCATTACCCGCGATGAAGTTTATATCGCGGATGAAGCCTTCTTTACCGGTACTGCGGCAGAAGTAACGCCTATCCGCGAATTGGATAACCGTCCGATCGGTCGTGGGTCGCGTGGTCCAATTACCGAAAAGCTGCAGTCGCAGTATTTTGATATTGTTCACGGCCGTTCACCATCTCATATGGATTGGTTGACGCCAGTCGCTTAA
- a CDS encoding Ig-like domain-containing protein, whose protein sequence is MKMSVSGLLLAFWIALLTGCGGPGSSDNFESPVVGLNAKMTVDSVETTDIPAGGTADVYLLLLDEEGFPISNVAVVLEASSGTLSDSSVVTGSNGEAMVTLSAPATGEAGSLTASAATGDSASISYVVIDNGSSGGTTITNSAGINLTLTVASTGEESFSSTEDFRVNILLLDSNGDPVPQSIVNVSATSGSLVQNQLLTDANGEASIDINAPESLTVGTAPGTFTASSETGYSAKVNYEFVATGTVGEGEVPPAASIQFIAPSTPIIMSLKGTGGYGYGETAQVSFKVVDDAGNPVQGATIEFGLTTEVGGLSLSALEAVSNAAGEVSTTVQAGTIATPVRVTATMTLDSGEVVFVQSDLLTVTTGIPDQNSMSLSLETFAPESLGIDGVTVPVTIRLADRNNNPVPDGTVVNFTTEGGRIGDAGSDGSCVTSDSECSVTWTSQNPRPADHRVQIIAYAIGHESYYDRNADGIFNDGDVFDDMKEAYRDDDESGHFDATATEAFVNDFARDERFIDYNSNQVFDHEDGAFNGVPCEHTTDCVVDPQTTLTNVRAQATLIMADSFATPHLLSTTAGSCLDGNGKLKTDGSCSSNITFGTGADFAVLWVMAEDSAALCHDGTGNGMQDPVTPLPYVRVDAIDPDDVACTAAIRQSPATGSSIEVTSDIGDLSEIPVDTVDNQLGAVEFFMVLASSPDNATTEVGTVELVVTSPSGKKSTTYITVTDPAN, encoded by the coding sequence ATGAAAATGTCAGTCTCCGGTCTCTTATTGGCTTTCTGGATTGCGTTGTTAACCGGGTGTGGAGGGCCGGGGAGTTCTGATAATTTTGAGTCTCCAGTGGTTGGGCTGAATGCCAAAATGACCGTTGACTCGGTTGAAACTACGGATATTCCTGCCGGAGGCACTGCAGATGTCTATCTACTTCTTCTCGATGAAGAAGGTTTTCCTATTTCAAATGTGGCTGTTGTTCTTGAAGCTTCTTCCGGAACTTTATCTGACAGTAGTGTTGTGACCGGATCCAATGGTGAGGCTATGGTGACACTGTCAGCTCCTGCGACTGGAGAAGCGGGGTCGCTGACAGCATCTGCCGCTACGGGTGATAGCGCTTCTATCAGCTATGTTGTTATTGATAACGGCTCTTCCGGTGGAACGACAATTACCAACTCTGCCGGTATTAATTTAACTTTGACAGTTGCATCAACCGGTGAGGAGTCATTTTCATCGACTGAAGATTTCAGAGTCAATATTCTTTTGTTGGATTCCAACGGAGATCCTGTTCCTCAATCAATTGTGAATGTGTCTGCAACTTCCGGTTCTTTGGTTCAAAACCAGCTTTTGACGGATGCGAATGGTGAAGCTTCGATTGATATTAATGCACCTGAAAGCTTGACGGTGGGCACGGCACCGGGCACTTTTACGGCTTCTTCCGAGACCGGCTATAGCGCAAAGGTAAATTATGAATTCGTGGCAACCGGCACTGTTGGCGAGGGTGAAGTGCCGCCTGCAGCATCTATTCAGTTCATTGCGCCGTCAACGCCTATTATTATGTCCCTAAAAGGGACAGGTGGTTATGGCTATGGAGAAACGGCTCAAGTCAGTTTTAAAGTTGTCGATGATGCAGGGAATCCTGTGCAGGGAGCCACAATTGAATTTGGCTTGACGACTGAAGTAGGTGGTTTGTCATTGTCAGCTCTTGAAGCAGTTTCAAATGCTGCGGGAGAGGTTTCGACTACCGTTCAGGCCGGAACTATTGCGACACCGGTTCGTGTTACTGCGACAATGACGCTGGATAGTGGTGAGGTGGTATTCGTACAATCTGACTTACTGACGGTCACAACCGGTATTCCGGATCAGAATAGTATGAGCCTGTCTCTAGAGACATTTGCTCCAGAGTCTCTTGGGATAGACGGGGTTACAGTTCCGGTAACCATTCGTTTGGCTGATCGAAACAACAATCCTGTACCGGACGGGACTGTGGTGAATTTTACAACCGAAGGCGGACGTATCGGGGATGCTGGTTCTGACGGTTCATGCGTAACATCAGACAGCGAGTGTTCGGTGACTTGGACAAGTCAGAACCCTCGTCCAGCTGATCATCGTGTACAGATTATTGCCTATGCTATCGGGCATGAGAGTTATTATGATCGAAATGCAGATGGCATCTTTAACGATGGCGATGTTTTTGATGATATGAAAGAAGCTTATCGCGATGATGATGAAAGCGGACATTTTGATGCAACGGCAACGGAAGCCTTTGTTAATGATTTTGCCCGAGATGAGCGCTTTATCGATTACAACAGTAATCAGGTATTTGATCACGAGGACGGAGCTTTCAACGGCGTTCCTTGTGAGCATACCACTGACTGTGTTGTCGATCCGCAAACAACTTTAACCAATGTTCGTGCGCAGGCTACTTTGATTATGGCTGATTCGTTTGCTACACCACATTTGTTGTCGACCACGGCGGGAAGCTGTTTGGATGGAAATGGCAAGCTGAAAACCGATGGTAGTTGTTCATCCAATATCACTTTTGGAACGGGTGCTGATTTTGCTGTTCTCTGGGTGATGGCCGAAGACAGTGCGGCTTTGTGTCACGATGGTACAGGGAATGGAATGCAGGATCCTGTGACTCCGCTGCCTTATGTTCGTGTTGACGCGATAGATCCAGATGATGTGGCTTGTACGGCGGCGATCCGTCAATCTCCTGCCACCGGATCCAGCATTGAGGTAACCTCTGATATTGGTGATCTTTCGGAGATTCCGGTTGATACCGTTGATAATCAGCTTGGAGCGGTCGAATTCTTTATGGTGCTTGCTTCAAGTCCCGATAATGCTACAACAGAAGTTGGCACTGTTGAGTTGGTGGTGACTTCTCCATCAGGTAAAAAATCTACAACCTATATTACGGTGACAGACCCAGCGAATTAA
- the recR gene encoding recombination mediator RecR: MQTPLIDDLIATLKVLPGVGAKSAQRMAYHLLERDRKGGLRLAKALETAMENVGHCKECRTFSETEFCPICASHKRIRSEICVVESPADIAVIEQSGIFKGVYFVLMGRLSPIDGIGPDEIALPQLEERLQSGGIDEMIIATNPTVEGEATAHYLQQMAKNSGIKVSRLAQGIPLGGELEYLDSGTLAQAFISRKEV, translated from the coding sequence ATGCAAACGCCTTTAATTGATGATTTAATTGCAACATTGAAGGTTCTACCCGGTGTTGGCGCAAAATCTGCTCAACGCATGGCATATCATCTTTTAGAGCGTGACCGAAAAGGCGGTTTACGTTTGGCCAAAGCTCTGGAAACGGCAATGGAAAATGTCGGGCACTGTAAAGAGTGTCGGACGTTTTCGGAAACCGAGTTTTGTCCGATATGCGCATCGCACAAACGTATTCGTTCCGAAATCTGTGTTGTCGAATCTCCCGCGGATATCGCGGTTATTGAACAGTCAGGGATTTTTAAAGGGGTTTATTTTGTCTTGATGGGGCGTTTGTCCCCTATTGACGGCATAGGACCCGATGAAATCGCTCTGCCACAACTGGAAGAGCGTCTACAGAGCGGTGGGATTGATGAGATGATCATTGCCACCAACCCGACGGTAGAAGGAGAGGCCACGGCGCATTATTTGCAGCAGATGGCTAAAAACAGTGGGATCAAGGTGTCTCGTCTGGCTCAGGGAATTCCTCTGGGCGGCGAATTAGAATACTTAGATTCGGGCACGCTCGCCCAAGCATTTATTTCAAGAAAAGAGGTATAG
- a CDS encoding aspartate aminotransferase family protein — translation MSKLMNTYARLPVSFVKGQGALLQDTEGKSYLDAVSGIAVCSLGHAHPAIAEAICEQSQTLLHTSNLYQIDKQQQLAEKLCDLSGMEQVFFCNSGAEANEASIKIARKYANQKGIKHPKIIVMENSFHGRTLATLSATGNPKVHEGFYPLVEGFERVPFDNIGAVEALEQDSDIVAILVEPVQGEGGVHVPQAGYLKTLREICDRNDWLLMIDEIQTGIGRTGKWFAYQHDDIIPDVLSLAKALGNGMPIGATLAAKKATDILVPGNHGTTFGGNLLACSAAAAVINTLEVHNYIEHVAQKGEQLLQDFIEAFTDIDAVVNIRGKGYMIGIQLNQPCGELVSQALEKGVLINVTRGDTIRLLPPFVMTQEQTQQLITVVSQLVKDFTQTN, via the coding sequence ATGTCAAAACTAATGAACACCTATGCCCGTCTACCGGTTAGCTTTGTCAAAGGACAAGGGGCATTACTACAGGATACGGAAGGGAAAAGCTATCTTGATGCGGTCAGCGGCATCGCCGTCTGCAGCTTGGGACATGCTCACCCGGCAATCGCCGAAGCAATCTGTGAACAGAGCCAGACACTTCTGCATACATCCAACCTGTATCAGATCGATAAACAGCAACAACTCGCCGAAAAGCTATGCGACCTATCAGGAATGGAGCAGGTTTTCTTCTGCAACTCCGGGGCCGAGGCGAATGAAGCGTCGATTAAAATTGCCCGCAAATACGCCAACCAAAAAGGGATTAAACACCCTAAAATCATCGTCATGGAAAACAGTTTTCACGGACGTACCCTGGCGACCTTAAGCGCAACCGGCAACCCGAAAGTTCATGAGGGCTTTTACCCGCTGGTCGAAGGTTTTGAGCGTGTACCTTTCGACAATATCGGCGCAGTCGAAGCTCTGGAACAAGATTCGGATATCGTCGCCATTCTGGTTGAGCCTGTACAAGGGGAAGGCGGTGTTCACGTTCCACAAGCCGGCTACCTGAAAACCTTACGGGAAATCTGCGACCGAAACGACTGGCTGCTAATGATTGATGAAATCCAGACCGGCATTGGCCGTACCGGAAAATGGTTTGCCTATCAGCATGACGACATTATCCCGGACGTCCTCAGCCTCGCCAAAGCCTTAGGAAACGGCATGCCTATCGGCGCGACTCTGGCGGCTAAAAAAGCCACCGACATTCTGGTACCCGGAAATCACGGCACGACTTTTGGCGGCAACCTGCTGGCCTGTTCTGCCGCCGCTGCGGTAATCAATACACTGGAAGTTCACAACTATATCGAGCACGTTGCGCAAAAAGGCGAACAACTGCTTCAGGACTTCATAGAGGCGTTCACGGACATTGATGCCGTTGTCAATATTCGCGGTAAAGGTTATATGATCGGCATCCAATTAAACCAACCCTGCGGAGAACTGGTTTCCCAAGCGCTGGAAAAAGGCGTATTGATTAATGTTACCCGCGGAGACACGATTCGTCTGCTGCCGCCATTTGTCATGACACAAGAGCAAACACAACAGTTAATCACCGTTGTCAGCCAGCTTGTCAAAGACTTTACTCAAACAAATTAA
- a CDS encoding zinc-finger domain-containing protein produces the protein MSSNSTNSQKQYEVTHKDLPLHCPTPEMSKWNSHPRVYLPIEKTGKAKCPYCGADYILTDFDPSAPAGH, from the coding sequence ATGTCATCAAACTCAACCAATAGCCAAAAGCAGTATGAAGTAACGCACAAAGATCTTCCATTGCACTGTCCGACTCCGGAGATGAGTAAATGGAATTCGCACCCTCGTGTCTATCTGCCGATCGAAAAAACCGGTAAGGCGAAATGTCCTTATTGCGGAGCAGATTACATCTTGACGGATTTTGATCCGAGTGCCCCTGCGGGACATTAA
- a CDS encoding APC family permease — protein sequence MSKITPPNRSIGLLGAIAIGVGGMVGGGIFAVLGEAISFAGGATPLAFVFAGVIAILTAYSYVKFSVYFQSRGGTVFFVDQAFNHNLLSGSLNLFLWLCYLVTIALYAKAFASYGLTFVESPSSFLAHFLISLAIVVPMLINLISSGFVSRSETLIVAIKLLLLLLIMVFGVGTVEGERLSTQHWMPAFNVFIAGMIIFVAYEGFELISNAAEEIKQPERNLPRAFYVSVVGVLLLYVGIAIIAIGSVPEEKLLDAKDYVLAIAAEPALGTVGFQLVAVAALLATFSAINATIYGNARLGYLIAKEGELPEALDHETRAIPVNGVMTIAAISLLLANSIDLTEIAILGSAGFLLIFTVINFGAFRLRNKIGASGVITLLAAIISALALLTLLYQTVLSNPIAVAVFAGFICVAGLFEWFYGRMIRKHWFRRRYA from the coding sequence ATGTCGAAAATAACACCGCCGAATCGTTCAATCGGGTTGTTGGGGGCGATTGCCATCGGCGTCGGAGGAATGGTCGGCGGCGGTATTTTTGCGGTACTTGGCGAAGCGATCTCTTTTGCCGGAGGAGCCACGCCGCTTGCGTTTGTTTTCGCCGGAGTGATTGCCATTCTGACGGCATACTCTTATGTGAAGTTTAGCGTGTATTTCCAGAGTCGCGGCGGCACGGTGTTTTTTGTCGATCAGGCTTTTAACCACAACCTGCTTTCCGGTAGTTTGAATCTATTTCTGTGGCTGTGCTATCTGGTGACTATTGCACTTTATGCCAAGGCCTTTGCTTCTTACGGACTGACCTTCGTCGAGTCGCCGTCTTCTTTTTTGGCGCACTTTCTGATCAGTCTGGCTATTGTGGTGCCGATGTTGATTAACTTAATCAGCAGCGGGTTTGTCAGTCGTTCGGAAACGCTGATTGTTGCGATTAAGCTGCTTTTGCTGTTATTGATTATGGTTTTTGGCGTCGGGACAGTGGAAGGTGAGCGACTGTCGACGCAGCACTGGATGCCGGCGTTTAATGTTTTTATTGCGGGCATGATTATTTTTGTCGCTTATGAAGGGTTTGAATTGATTTCCAATGCGGCCGAAGAGATCAAGCAGCCGGAACGCAATTTGCCTCGGGCCTTTTATGTTTCGGTGGTCGGTGTGCTACTGCTGTATGTCGGTATTGCAATAATCGCCATCGGCAGTGTTCCTGAAGAAAAATTACTCGACGCGAAAGATTATGTCTTGGCAATCGCGGCCGAACCGGCGCTCGGGACCGTCGGTTTTCAGTTGGTCGCGGTGGCGGCATTATTGGCGACATTTTCGGCAATTAACGCGACGATTTACGGTAACGCGCGTTTGGGATACTTGATTGCCAAGGAAGGGGAGCTGCCAGAGGCGTTGGATCATGAAACGCGTGCAATTCCGGTGAACGGTGTTATGACGATCGCTGCGATCAGTTTGTTGTTGGCCAATAGCATAGATTTAACCGAAATCGCAATTCTTGGCAGTGCCGGTTTTTTATTGATTTTTACCGTTATTAACTTCGGCGCTTTTCGCCTGAGGAATAAGATCGGCGCGTCGGGTGTCATTACGTTGTTAGCCGCAATTATCAGTGCGCTTGCTTTGCTTACATTGCTTTACCAGACGGTTTTGAGTAATCCAATTGCCGTAGCGGTTTTTGCAGGGTTTATTTGCGTTGCCGGGTTGTTTGAATGGTTTTATGGTCGAATGATCCGCAAGCATTGGTTTCGCCGTCGTTATGCTTGA